The nucleotide window GAAATCAGGTGACTCAACTCTTCACTCCATCCTTTTCTATTTTTTCCCCTCCGCCCTCAGCCCGTTAGCGGACGGTTATAAGCAAGGAAAGTTTGAGAAGTTTGTCTCAGTATCTCCGTGGTCCCAAACTTGGATTTCAAGAACGCAGTGTGATTCACGAAGTTACGGAGAAAGTCCCTTAGGACTCTCTTCCTGCTTCTCAGTAACTTTCCAGGTAAGATTTTCTGTTTTCTAACCTGGAATACTAACTTTGTGAGTTCTTCTTTTTtgtccttttcttttttctttttttctttttgcagtTTGAAGTAATGCTCAGAAACATTGTATGCACTTCCAAACACAGCGTGACTGTATAACAAGTTATATACATGTTTAAAAACAAGTTAACAATTCTTAATCCAGTTATCCCGTACCCGTATTTATTTAATTGGTAACTCTCCCAAAGTCTCCCAAATTCTTCTTGATTTTGCGCATTTTGTACTTACCCTTACATTTAGGCTACATGAGCGTTTTCTTTTCCTATACGTTTATTTTCTCTATCCCCTCCCTTAAGTTGAAACAGTCTGTTAGTAGCCAGGTTACATAGCCTGAGGCATTTTACTGTACTCTTACTCCAGCATGCGATGAATAGTAATAAGATCGCTACAAAAAGCAAAGGAGTCTGTTCTGCATATTTAACTGACATTTCTCTAATAATAACTTTATCTCACCTGGACCTTGTATTCCAATAAGATTGAATTCTGACAGGAGACCTTTAAAAGTTCCCTGCGTCTGGACAGCAGTGAGGGCTTTTAAATCGTcctgaataaataaatacagcggGTGCATTTCATTTTTTTGCAGATGTTCTTATTATAGTTTTTAAGTTGTTTCATGAATCAAAACACTGAAATTGTTTTTTAAAATAACAattcaaagaaagaaaaaaaacctctAAGCTTTCAAACATTAGGCTAGGCTTACTTATGAACCTCACTGGATGTCTTCATGTCAGTACTTATAGGTTTGAGATTATTTAAGATTAACATCAAAGACTAGAATTTAAATGAGTTctcaaagaaaaaaatataaacCTGAGATGTATTGTCTGGGGCAACCATTGTTGTGTAAGCAGAATCTGTGAGGGCCATTGTATTACTACTGTCTAGATACATTTAATGGGGCCACCGACTCACTCAAGTAGAAACTGGCGGGATTTTATGTCACTTGCGCTCATCTTCAGAATGCTCTCATCAATTTTTAAGAATGTTCTAAGTGGCGGAACATGCATTGTGTTAAGAAAGCTGGCAGGCAACAGCAGGTGTTTTGTGTTGTATTTCCATGGACAGTATTCCTGTCCTGAAGGGTTATCATTAATCATGTCTTGTGACCAGTCCTAATGACCTTGTGAACTCCATTTGTCTCTACCAATATACTTGTTGAACGTCTTCACTGACCCATTGTCATGTTCTTTGGTCATTCCTTAAACTGCTCTGTTGCCAGTTATCTGGACACAGATCAtccaggaggctggaggcctcGTCAGCTTAGCCAGTCTAGGACCAGGCTTTACAGAGTGGAGAAGACTCTCATGAGCACTGTGTGCagaaggtagtgtgtgtgaaactagactgtgcatgtgtttgcatccagactgtatgtgtgtgagtccagGCTATGTGGTTTGTGCGTGGgtccaagctgtgtgtgtgcttgttcacACCACTTCACCTCATGCCTTTACAAGTGAAGAATTAGTGGGAGAACGGTGTTAAAAAATCTTCCTGGTTGTTACTTTGACTAACGAGCCCTTCCACTTTAGTCAGAAGAATAGAGAACATTTCCCTCAGTGCAGAAAGAGCTGTTAGACTGTACAGCAGGCATCCCTTCTtactgggaagagagagagagagagagagagagagagagagagagagagagagagagagagagagagagagagagagagagaggtgagaagacACATCTGGGGGTATTAATGGGAAATTACTGTTAAGCAACAATAAGCTTTAGGTTATGAATGGCTCACATGGTAGTTCGCAAATGAATTCAATCAGTAGTGAAAACAGATTTCTCTAGAGTGTCTGCTCTTGATTCTACTGACACTGGAATCCAAGACCTTGTCATTGTTGAAGCTAATACTCTGGCCATGCAGGACTACATACCAGGGGTACTGATATATGTGGATACTGCATCTTTAATTAAGATAGTAAATTGTGTACCAGATGGCAGACAAATTGCTTTCTGTATTAAAGAACGGTTACTGTGTCTAAGCAACACAGTTCCTAGGAATGAAGTGGTCTTTTCCCCAGAGCGTTTTCCCCCAACATGTGCACAGGCTCACTAAGGGGCATTTGATATCTTTTATTTTGTCCACATCCTTTATTTCGGCATTCTTTCTTGTTTATTAGAGTTGTTAACAAACAATGGGTTGATGAGAACCAGGTTCTTGGGTGAACATTTTTATAGTTTGCTGATGAAAGAAAGTGAGCGTCAGTTTTACTTGTGAGTTTCTCCAACCGTTCTTCTATCCAACTCCTTTGTAATTAGGTcaggatttttttcttctttttttggggtTGTACATTTATAATACTTAAATCTTTGTAACTTATGCACTACTAAAGTTCAATGGCTCAAGTCTCCTCTTCCATTTGCCCATAATTCACTCTGGCAATGCAGTAGATACATCACAGACACTGTATGCTACATCTCAGTCATGTTACAGACGAGGAACCATGTCTTCATAGTGTACCTGCCAGGAAGTTAACCCATATTAGGTACATTCTCCTCTATTAGACCTCCACAAGGAAAGCCCAGACCCAACCTGCCCCACCCCATCCATCCAGTCCATGTCTTAACTGGCCAGAATGAAATCAACACCTTGGGTAGAAGTCTAAGCATGTGTTTCATCTGCCGTCCACAGAGTGCCAAGCTTCCCGTTGCATTGAGGATGAATTAATGTAATAATTACTAAACCAAACCAATCTTTTGTTGGAGGAACAATGTGTCTGACAGTGAAATTACGGAGCATACATAGGTGTCAGTGTGATTAGCGGGCTTTTATTCAGTGTTTCTTTATAAGGAAGACAAACTaaccttccttctccctctctaccgttctctctctgtgtgtagctAAGGCTCGGTGAGGATGGGTGACTGGAGTGCTCTGGGGAGGCTGCTGGACAAGGTCCAGGCCTACTCCACCGCAGGAGGCAAGGTCTGGCTCTCCGTGCTCTTCATCTTCAGGATCCTGGTCCTGGGCACGGCCGTGGAGTCTGCCTGGGGTGACGAGCAGTCCGCCTTCAAGTGCAACACCCAGCAGCCCGGTTGTGAGAACGTCTGCTACGACAAGTCCTTCCCTATCTCGCACGTGCGCTTCTGGGTACTGCAGATTATCTTTGTGTCTACGCCGACGCTCCTCTACCTAGCACATGTGTTCTACCTGATGAGGAAGGAGCAGAAGCTcaacaggaaggaggaagtgcTGAAGGCGGTGCAGAACGACGGCGGTGACGTGGACATCCCCCTGAAGAAGATTGAGATGAAGAAGCTGAAGCACGGCCTGGAGGAGCACGGCAAGGTCAAGATGAAGGGTGCCCTGCTCAGAACCTACATCGTCAGCATCTTCTTCAAGTCTATCTTCGAGGTGGGCTTCCTGGTCATCCAGTGGTACATCTACGGTTTCAGCCTGGCAGCTGTCTACACCTGTGAAAGGGCACCATGCCCGCATCGCGTCGACTGCTTCCTGTCCCGACCCACAGAGAAAACGGTCTTCATCATCTTCATGCTGGTGGTGTCCCTAGTCTCACTGGCCCTCAACGTCATTGAGCTGTTTTACGTCTTCTTCAAGAGGATCAAGGACCGGGTCAAGGGTAGGCAACCCGCCACCGTCTACCCCCCCAGTGGCACTCTCAGCCCCACCCCAAAGGATCTGCCTGACACCAAGTACGCCTACTACAATGGCTGTTCCTCTCCCACAGCACCCCTttcccccatgtctcccccaGGGTACAAGTTGGCCACGGGCGAGAGAACCAACTCCTGCCGCAACTACAACAAGCAGGCCAATGAGCAGAACTGGGCCAACTACAGCACGGAACAGAACCGGCTGGGCCAGAACGGCAGCACCATCTCCAACTCCCACGCCCAGGCTTTCGACTTTCCCGATGACACCCAGGAGCATAAGAAACTGAGCGCGGGCCACGAGCTGCAGCCGCTGGCCCTGCTGGACCCCCGCCCCTGCAGCCGGGCCAGCAGCCGCATGAGCAGCCGGCCCCGCCCGGACGATCTAGACGtctagcccctccccctctgctcctacATTCTCTAGGCAACTTCCTCTGACCTCAGAGGAAAGAAGGGGCAAGTGGCCGAGCCGGAGAACCAGGAAGTTAGAGTGCCAAGGTGGGcgtgttattgtttttttttgttttttttacacacgCGTTCCGAAGGGGGC belongs to Osmerus eperlanus chromosome 8, fOsmEpe2.1, whole genome shotgun sequence and includes:
- the gja1b gene encoding gap junction alpha-1 protein, with translation MGDWSALGRLLDKVQAYSTAGGKVWLSVLFIFRILVLGTAVESAWGDEQSAFKCNTQQPGCENVCYDKSFPISHVRFWVLQIIFVSTPTLLYLAHVFYLMRKEQKLNRKEEVLKAVQNDGGDVDIPLKKIEMKKLKHGLEEHGKVKMKGALLRTYIVSIFFKSIFEVGFLVIQWYIYGFSLAAVYTCERAPCPHRVDCFLSRPTEKTVFIIFMLVVSLVSLALNVIELFYVFFKRIKDRVKGRQPATVYPPSGTLSPTPKDLPDTKYAYYNGCSSPTAPLSPMSPPGYKLATGERTNSCRNYNKQANEQNWANYSTEQNRLGQNGSTISNSHAQAFDFPDDTQEHKKLSAGHELQPLALLDPRPCSRASSRMSSRPRPDDLDV